One window of Oscillibacter hominis genomic DNA carries:
- a CDS encoding DUF6892 domain-containing protein, translating to MLNFAEQIADALDILKFDGAVQDTLAELRGKWGAQVPALLDERFDAVGVQYMKLSHEKGAAALGQELSAFGWALYNLDDEDEYLFALIPEEERSEWERYCKKQGQYCHLMKQQGRKWGDHAKEQDPGKLMPCEEYILQDEYDYFFNSLAGDFAAGEWKNQDAEEWKNGCVADLRQRPPQVTRAHSLPHLGCLTYSAENGLYAASRAAGSGTIGRALLSKNPATLNWAEPSPIGYDGPPQTLCWADHSLWVGDPTNATRIELTDRGTCQDVKNWTLPEDGWSTKYHCGITTDGLGRVYFSNEWYKGQIYRWENGKVTKHTFSLDGYDHLSKAVPVPGTGRITMIHAVSGKGRMEECLLELDMDTGRCRIAPLPGMGEGLKLRWFTGDWLLVQGNGEILSDDFAQLINRNTREVLRIRPGMFGGENMQHIGILTDGTVVIVTRRDRVGPVFRYPIDFWGFLRTANKPKKLEWREYKEVYPNLPIFLPPKATEQKIILKKDSLTILGAVFTPPFTLSQLAEKLGPARIVLQNGTRKSPITGRESPYTQALALWDELGLQGWLDEDEQTIKTLGVRVAAQGEYAVRQTFDGTVWIGSKDYREASWKDFAGFAHTLKLGGFTVYTRLPGPVSEEQSAQKAKLEALSAMVQISWKEPEQKAAKAQKYKLSKPTEPVLTFTSFNFKLAVMEVLMYEKGLLAPKLDAHEFAREYSRRKIDIDAEGYEPIPEIRKWLEKYPVPERLAPEVTEIEMDGGSEIYTQLCPFWDGEDGAFDLNTITEAELRQFPNLKHITLMSSKPEQVLPVLERCGIKVDLL from the coding sequence GTGTTGAACTTTGCAGAACAAATCGCAGACGCATTGGACATTTTGAAATTTGACGGAGCCGTACAGGACACTCTGGCGGAACTTCGAGGGAAATGGGGCGCACAGGTCCCGGCGCTGCTGGATGAACGCTTTGATGCCGTTGGCGTTCAATATATGAAACTATCCCATGAAAAAGGGGCGGCGGCGTTGGGGCAGGAGCTGTCTGCCTTCGGCTGGGCACTGTATAACCTGGACGATGAGGACGAGTATCTGTTTGCCTTGATCCCAGAGGAAGAACGCAGCGAATGGGAACGCTACTGCAAAAAGCAGGGGCAATATTGTCACCTGATGAAACAGCAAGGACGAAAATGGGGCGACCATGCCAAGGAGCAGGACCCTGGAAAGCTAATGCCCTGCGAGGAATACATACTTCAGGATGAGTACGATTATTTCTTCAACTCCCTGGCGGGTGATTTTGCGGCGGGCGAATGGAAAAACCAGGATGCAGAAGAATGGAAAAACGGCTGTGTGGCCGATCTGCGCCAGCGTCCGCCCCAGGTGACCCGCGCCCACAGCTTGCCGCACCTTGGGTGCCTCACTTATTCCGCAGAAAATGGACTCTATGCCGCGTCCAGGGCCGCTGGCAGCGGGACTATTGGCCGAGCATTATTGAGCAAGAATCCAGCCACGCTTAACTGGGCCGAACCGTCCCCCATTGGATATGACGGTCCACCCCAGACCCTGTGCTGGGCTGACCATTCCCTCTGGGTGGGTGATCCCACCAACGCTACACGGATTGAACTGACAGACCGGGGCACCTGTCAGGATGTGAAAAACTGGACTCTGCCGGAAGATGGATGGAGCACCAAATACCATTGCGGCATTACGACAGACGGTCTGGGCCGGGTCTACTTTTCCAACGAGTGGTACAAGGGGCAGATTTACCGCTGGGAAAACGGCAAGGTAACAAAACACACCTTCTCACTGGATGGATACGACCATCTCTCCAAGGCCGTTCCCGTTCCCGGCACAGGCCGCATTACCATGATCCACGCAGTCAGTGGCAAGGGGCGGATGGAAGAATGCCTGCTGGAACTGGATATGGACACCGGGCGGTGCCGAATTGCCCCCCTGCCTGGAATGGGCGAGGGGCTGAAACTTCGCTGGTTTACCGGGGACTGGCTGCTGGTGCAGGGAAACGGCGAGATCCTCTCCGATGACTTTGCCCAGCTCATCAATAGGAACACCCGTGAAGTGCTGCGTATCCGTCCGGGAATGTTCGGCGGGGAGAACATGCAGCACATTGGAATACTCACCGATGGCACGGTGGTCATCGTCACCCGGCGGGATAGGGTTGGGCCGGTATTTCGTTATCCCATCGACTTCTGGGGCTTCCTGCGGACGGCAAACAAGCCCAAAAAGCTGGAATGGCGAGAGTACAAAGAAGTGTACCCGAATTTGCCCATCTTCCTACCGCCCAAGGCCACAGAGCAAAAAATCATTCTCAAAAAAGACAGCCTGACCATCCTGGGGGCGGTATTTACGCCGCCGTTTACCCTGTCGCAGCTGGCGGAAAAATTGGGGCCTGCCCGCATTGTCCTGCAAAATGGAACACGGAAAAGCCCCATTACAGGCCGAGAGAGTCCCTATACCCAGGCACTTGCTTTGTGGGACGAGCTTGGACTCCAGGGCTGGTTAGATGAAGATGAGCAGACCATCAAAACCCTTGGTGTCCGGGTAGCGGCACAGGGAGAGTATGCGGTTCGGCAGACATTTGACGGAACGGTTTGGATCGGGTCCAAGGACTACCGGGAGGCCAGTTGGAAGGATTTCGCCGGATTTGCCCATACCCTCAAATTAGGCGGCTTTACCGTTTATACCCGCTTGCCGGGTCCTGTTTCAGAGGAGCAGTCAGCGCAGAAAGCAAAGCTGGAGGCCCTCTCCGCCATGGTGCAGATCAGCTGGAAAGAGCCAGAGCAAAAGGCAGCGAAAGCGCAGAAATACAAGTTATCCAAGCCGACTGAACCAGTGCTCACCTTTACCAGCTTCAACTTCAAGCTGGCGGTCATGGAAGTCCTGATGTACGAGAAAGGCTTACTGGCTCCTAAACTGGATGCCCATGAGTTTGCCAGAGAGTATAGCCGACGCAAGATCGACATTGACGCGGAAGGGTATGAACCCATCCCAGAGATTCGGAAGTGGCTGGAGAAATACCCTGTCCCGGAGCGGTTGGCCCCGGAGGTCACAGAAATCGAGATGGATGGCGGCAGCGAGATTTATACCCAGCTCTGTCCGTTCTGGGATGGCGAGGATGGAGCCTTTGATCTTAATACCATTACGGAGGCGGAACTGCGCCAGTTCCCCAATCTCAAACATATTACCCTCATGTCCTCCAAGCCGGAACAGGTGCTGCCCGTTCTGGAACGGTGCGGTATCAAGGTAGACTTGCTGTGA
- a CDS encoding helix-turn-helix transcriptional regulator → MDEEFIRNRITELRLKKGASEYQMSLALGQNRSYIQGISSGRSLPSMAQFLKICDYFEITPLQFFDAEAVNPQLIRKAMDGMRKLKDEDLIMLIGFINRLQSKD, encoded by the coding sequence ATGGATGAAGAATTTATCCGCAATCGGATCACCGAATTGCGTTTGAAAAAAGGCGCATCAGAATATCAAATGAGTTTGGCTTTAGGACAGAACCGGAGCTATATTCAGGGGATTTCATCCGGTCGATCTCTTCCGTCAATGGCTCAGTTCTTAAAAATTTGTGATTACTTTGAGATTACCCCTTTGCAGTTTTTTGATGCAGAAGCGGTCAATCCACAGTTAATCCGTAAAGCGATGGACGGAATGCGAAAACTCAAGGACGAAGATCTGATTATGCTAATTGGCTTTATTAACCGACTGCAATCCAAGGACTGA
- a CDS encoding C39 family peptidase: MAVDPLTAKILAKVAVQAATDSESRKRILFMILAPVLGLLLLIAFILYLITSPFSVLSQWLIGDEVNVVEDFQKQYGYNQQLGIYEKDYIDGSGQSYEGIIFTDGVTEVVYYNQLDERWADLPYGTDNIGGYGCGPTSMAIVVSSLTDQTVDPPTMAEWAYQNGYWCSGNGSYHSLIPGAAEGFGLQWESISTDDPQAVVDTLASGKLIVALMSKGHFTSSGHFMVLRGVTSEGKILVADPASKKRSEQEWDISIILDEARKGAAAGGPLWAIY; encoded by the coding sequence TTGGCTGTTGATCCGTTGACTGCAAAAATTCTGGCAAAGGTAGCTGTGCAGGCGGCTACCGACTCCGAGAGCCGGAAAAGAATCCTGTTTATGATCCTGGCCCCGGTTCTGGGGCTTTTGCTTTTAATTGCCTTCATCCTGTACCTCATTACCAGCCCCTTTTCCGTACTGTCCCAATGGTTGATTGGTGATGAGGTAAACGTGGTGGAGGATTTTCAGAAGCAATATGGTTACAACCAGCAGCTCGGCATTTATGAGAAAGACTATATAGATGGTAGTGGTCAGAGCTATGAGGGCATCATCTTTACGGATGGGGTGACCGAAGTCGTCTACTACAATCAGTTGGATGAGCGTTGGGCCGATCTTCCGTATGGAACCGATAATATCGGCGGTTATGGATGTGGCCCGACCTCTATGGCGATTGTGGTATCCAGCCTGACAGACCAGACTGTTGATCCCCCCACAATGGCAGAATGGGCGTATCAGAATGGCTATTGGTGTTCCGGCAACGGTTCCTATCACTCGTTGATACCGGGGGCTGCGGAGGGCTTTGGGCTTCAATGGGAAAGCATCAGCACCGATGACCCGCAGGCCGTGGTGGATACTTTGGCATCCGGGAAATTGATTGTGGCACTTATGTCAAAAGGCCACTTCACATCCAGCGGTCACTTTATGGTGCTGCGTGGAGTGACCTCTGAAGGAAAAATCCTGGTGGCCGATCCTGCCAGTAAAAAACGAAGCGAACAGGAATGGGATATATCAATCATTCTGGATGAGGCCAGAAAGGGCGCCGCAGCAGGCGGTCCCTTGTGGGCGATCTACTAA
- a CDS encoding ankyrin repeat domain-containing protein: MSEVSYSNVPPMMAAIKSGDIEAIRSLLHAGHSPNEPQCYQVMIGDWPRDDEASPLELAVLENRMDMVQLLIECGADLTHNPEELLCGSLRSQDLTLFSFLVDVGVRIPATQRDICRLFLHLVDRDEPNVLPILKRMGMDLKQYGGEALRSMASHGNQLLVEYLIQNGADINYHKPDMVFPYASTPVTEAARHNDFSMVRWLVEQGADITIPDKYGDRPYTVAVQNKNQEMAAYLKALEPEEWHNEQEKARQLMPYKLPAKLVEYLKTGPLRLEFPERELVKWAELYPYMDLQEMTWKRKKLLSLMAKMDNYSDYLLLWSPRDKKLWYLDIEHKEFHPLAKWEEFIADPGKYLNGMIEGEFEE, encoded by the coding sequence ATGAGTGAAGTAAGCTATTCAAATGTACCTCCCATGATGGCTGCCATCAAAAGTGGTGACATAGAGGCGATTCGTTCCCTGCTTCACGCAGGGCATTCTCCCAATGAGCCACAATGCTATCAGGTAATGATTGGAGATTGGCCGCGGGATGACGAAGCCTCTCCGCTGGAATTGGCTGTACTGGAAAATCGGATGGACATGGTACAGCTCCTGATCGAATGCGGAGCAGATTTGACCCATAACCCGGAAGAATTGCTTTGTGGTTCCCTGCGCAGTCAAGACCTGACCCTGTTTTCCTTTTTGGTAGATGTGGGAGTCAGAATCCCCGCAACGCAAAGGGATATATGCAGGCTGTTTCTCCACTTGGTGGATCGGGATGAGCCTAATGTACTCCCCATTTTGAAAAGGATGGGCATGGATTTGAAACAATACGGCGGTGAAGCCCTGCGCAGTATGGCGAGCCATGGAAATCAGCTGCTGGTGGAGTATCTGATTCAAAACGGGGCGGACATCAACTATCACAAGCCAGATATGGTGTTTCCCTACGCTTCGACTCCTGTCACTGAAGCTGCACGGCACAACGATTTTTCTATGGTGCGCTGGCTTGTGGAACAGGGTGCAGACATCACCATCCCGGATAAATATGGTGACCGGCCCTACACCGTGGCAGTACAGAACAAAAATCAGGAAATGGCCGCCTACTTAAAAGCTCTGGAGCCGGAGGAATGGCATAACGAACAGGAAAAGGCGCGTCAACTCATGCCTTACAAGCTGCCTGCCAAGCTGGTGGAATACTTAAAGACCGGCCCCTTGCGTCTGGAATTTCCAGAGCGGGAACTGGTGAAATGGGCGGAACTGTACCCCTACATGGATTTACAGGAGATGACCTGGAAACGGAAAAAGTTGCTCTCCCTTATGGCGAAAATGGACAATTACAGCGACTATTTGCTGCTGTGGAGTCCCAGAGATAAGAAACTCTGGTATCTGGACATTGAGCATAAGGAGTTTCATCCGTTAGCCAAATGGGAGGAATTTATTGCTGATCCCGGAAAATATCTTAATGGAATGATTGAGGGCGAGTTTGAGGAATAA
- a CDS encoding TetR/AcrR family transcriptional regulator codes for MARKSYSDKEREQVKEALLITVLESIVNQGLVHSSIAILCEKVGISKTFFYSFFSSKEELVMQALRYQQPKLLRYAQELMNDPKLSWRESVKTFLKNCCYGEKVGFAVLSIEEEQQVYRCLSNENFQAFRNDQLYLYRNLLTIFGVPMDNIDPRLFGNLSLTMMMSYKAIPDTMPFLFPEVADDMVEFQINALLDEMQRAKKEAIR; via the coding sequence ATGGCACGAAAATCCTATTCAGATAAGGAACGCGAACAAGTGAAAGAAGCTCTCCTGATAACTGTTCTTGAAAGTATTGTAAATCAGGGACTTGTTCATAGTAGCATTGCTATTCTTTGTGAAAAAGTTGGAATTTCTAAAACTTTCTTTTACAGCTTTTTTTCTTCAAAAGAAGAACTTGTAATGCAGGCACTTCGATATCAGCAGCCTAAATTGCTACGCTATGCACAAGAACTGATGAATGACCCCAAACTCAGTTGGAGAGAAAGCGTCAAAACCTTCTTGAAAAATTGTTGTTATGGAGAAAAAGTTGGGTTTGCAGTCTTATCAATAGAGGAAGAACAGCAAGTATATCGCTGCCTTTCCAACGAAAATTTTCAAGCGTTTCGTAACGACCAGTTGTATTTATATCGCAACTTACTTACAATTTTTGGCGTTCCGATGGACAACATTGATCCACGGTTATTTGGTAATCTGTCCTTAACAATGATGATGAGTTATAAAGCTATTCCTGATACTATGCCTTTCCTGTTTCCCGAAGTAGCAGATGATATGGTAGAATTTCAAATCAACGCCCTGCTGGATGAAATGCAGCGAGCAAAAAAGGAAGCGATAAGGTGA
- a CDS encoding suppressor of fused domain protein, with the protein MITGKYLENPALYSPDELERLDNHIEKYFGKATTVVHEFFSEDIHVDVSIIPPHEEHNYYTLVTTGMGAFSMKIPSEYQEDGLPSRIELMMCLPPEWNPESKESQENWPVELLRYLARFPIIESTWLGYGHSIQNGTPYADNTLLAGCVLLGVQDAPEGAAVCKLSDGSWVGFYQVIPLTENELEYKIQHSTDEMLEYMEDVDHVVYFQRPDTNFESH; encoded by the coding sequence ATGATTACTGGAAAGTATTTGGAGAATCCAGCATTATATAGTCCCGATGAACTCGAACGATTGGACAACCATATCGAAAAATATTTTGGAAAAGCCACAACAGTGGTTCATGAGTTTTTCAGCGAAGATATTCATGTTGATGTCTCCATCATTCCGCCCCATGAGGAACATAACTATTATACTTTGGTAACCACAGGCATGGGTGCGTTTTCGATGAAGATCCCAAGTGAATACCAAGAGGATGGCCTTCCCTCTCGGATAGAACTGATGATGTGCCTTCCGCCTGAGTGGAACCCTGAAAGTAAGGAAAGCCAAGAAAATTGGCCAGTAGAGTTGCTTCGCTATTTAGCGAGGTTTCCAATCATAGAAAGCACTTGGCTGGGCTATGGGCATTCTATTCAAAACGGAACACCATACGCAGACAATACATTGCTGGCAGGGTGTGTTCTTTTAGGCGTACAGGATGCGCCGGAGGGTGCTGCCGTCTGTAAGCTCTCAGATGGAAGTTGGGTCGGTTTTTATCAGGTGATTCCTCTGACAGAGAATGAACTGGAATACAAGATTCAGCATAGTACAGATGAAATGCTGGAATACATGGAAGATGTAGACCATGTTGTATATTTCCAAAGACCGGATACTAATTTTGAATCACATTAG
- a CDS encoding DUF6138 family protein, whose translation MSLPKRDGVQGRYYLIQKPDTNPEVLEHADQCIQDVLDGTAKENHSGYPVVVRNQSGTPFLPSQLLERYLSKLPLKGFPYEEAVTFCDALRRLVGWREIGHTLGKYIKHQVQERFFEIGENEDYFSPFPLCTAWPELRPEDVDENLLRFTCYVAVCYTVYGASDNTIITEHYLDLVSQLRPDMVKQLKTAGSGKLPKDIQRRKTEHFTASANDVFATIRITARDSTEECYAEILDYLCAVLEQEGFPRSYSVEFRGKEKLYLPIPGLPKKGVNQLFACAVQHPNLHPAMARYARLAMREFEWYQNLSDEACAMPGTFAVFALGLEGEPWAPLVTEYLDLCDDEHSSLQGKFLHALIRKFGFQPWTLGVLVRGALSMQWLEPAREFRSLIANGESLDALLEVKRRFSAYLLPEENEDPKFRAIAWQSLLWAIWGQASENGGSKVIKTAPKELRERYQEIFQ comes from the coding sequence ATGAGTTTGCCGAAACGCGACGGCGTACAAGGTCGTTATTATTTGATCCAGAAACCAGATACGAACCCCGAAGTGCTGGAACACGCCGATCAGTGCATCCAGGATGTGTTGGATGGAACTGCAAAAGAAAACCATTCCGGCTATCCGGTGGTCGTTCGGAACCAAAGCGGAACGCCCTTTCTTCCCAGCCAGCTCCTGGAGCGGTATCTGTCCAAACTGCCTTTGAAGGGATTCCCCTATGAGGAAGCTGTTACATTCTGCGATGCCCTGCGGCGGCTGGTGGGCTGGAGGGAGATTGGCCACACCTTGGGAAAATACATCAAACACCAGGTGCAGGAGAGGTTTTTTGAGATTGGAGAGAATGAGGACTACTTTTCGCCTTTCCCGCTCTGTACCGCATGGCCGGAGCTGCGACCGGAGGATGTGGACGAGAATCTGCTGCGCTTTACTTGCTATGTGGCGGTCTGTTATACGGTGTATGGGGCCAGCGATAATACGATTATAACCGAACACTACCTTGATCTGGTTTCCCAGCTTCGCCCGGATATGGTGAAGCAGCTGAAAACAGCTGGCAGCGGCAAATTGCCAAAGGACATCCAGCGGCGTAAGACGGAGCATTTCACCGCATCGGCCAATGATGTGTTTGCTACCATCCGCATCACCGCCAGGGACTCCACGGAGGAGTGCTATGCTGAAATTCTGGATTACCTGTGTGCGGTGTTGGAGCAGGAGGGATTTCCCCGCAGTTACTCGGTGGAGTTCCGTGGGAAGGAAAAACTCTATCTGCCCATTCCCGGTCTGCCCAAAAAGGGCGTCAATCAGCTCTTTGCCTGTGCTGTGCAACACCCCAATCTGCATCCGGCTATGGCGCGATACGCTCGTCTGGCTATGCGGGAATTTGAGTGGTACCAAAACCTCTCAGATGAAGCCTGTGCGATGCCCGGCACCTTCGCCGTGTTTGCCCTGGGGCTGGAGGGAGAACCGTGGGCACCGCTGGTGACGGAGTATCTGGATCTCTGCGATGACGAGCACTCCTCCCTGCAAGGGAAATTCCTTCATGCCTTGATCCGAAAGTTTGGGTTCCAACCATGGACGCTGGGGGTATTGGTGCGGGGCGCATTATCTATGCAGTGGCTGGAGCCTGCCAGAGAATTCCGCAGCCTGATAGCCAATGGGGAAAGCCTGGATGCACTGCTGGAAGTCAAGCGACGCTTTTCCGCTTATCTCCTGCCGGAAGAAAACGAAGACCCGAAATTCCGGGCCATCGCTTGGCAGAGCCTACTCTGGGCCATCTGGGGGCAAGCCTCTGAAAACGGCGGCAGCAAGGTCATTAAGACGGCTCCGAAGGAACTGAGAGAAAGGTATCAGGAAATTTTTCAATAG
- a CDS encoding SLOG family protein produces MKFLEKTYACAITGHRPTRFKFKYNEGYSLCKKIKKAMLKTFCHLHDEEGIFRFYVGGALGVDMWAAEQLLYLKEQPGYQDIELIVALPFEGHDSKWDAMSKQRLQIIIHNATKCIVIGQSGTTSDYKKRNYYMVDHADFLLAVYDNNRKLRSGTGQTVNYALKQNLRIIFLHPDTVEIS; encoded by the coding sequence GTGAAGTTTTTGGAAAAAACATACGCTTGTGCCATTACTGGGCACCGTCCAACTCGATTTAAGTTCAAGTATAATGAAGGGTATTCGTTGTGCAAAAAGATAAAAAAAGCAATGCTAAAAACATTTTGTCATTTGCATGATGAAGAAGGTATTTTCCGCTTTTATGTTGGAGGTGCATTAGGGGTAGATATGTGGGCAGCCGAACAACTCTTATATCTCAAAGAACAACCGGGATATCAAGATATTGAGTTAATTGTTGCACTTCCATTTGAAGGGCATGATTCGAAATGGGATGCAATGAGCAAACAGCGGTTGCAGATAATTATTCATAATGCCACAAAATGTATTGTTATAGGACAAAGTGGAACTACATCCGATTATAAAAAGAGAAATTATTATATGGTAGATCATGCAGATTTCTTGCTGGCAGTCTATGATAACAATCGTAAACTACGATCTGGGACAGGCCAAACAGTAAATTATGCTTTGAAACAAAATCTTCGTATAATTTTTCTCCATCCTGATACAGTAGAAATAAGTTAA
- a CDS encoding DUF6138 family protein, translated as MSLPKRNSADGRCYWMKPEVQEELQPLFDQCIQDAIDGRITRLDSLWPPVVVSSEGAPFEVWQLLRTWTEAQRAETLDAEKAIAFSENLRRQSRWGEIDHHLLDMLQRELQEKYFIVTGNEDDHFWDREYSLKPGIRAEQVPEPLLRFACYVAVSYKVYGMDFQYLDANYLFGLVEKVRPDMVKKLKEHGTGRLPLNLQKRKTEHFTASANDAFAVIRITARNSTEECCHEVLNYLCELLEQEDFPRSYAVEFKGPEKRYLPITGLPKKGVNQLFACAVQYPGLHPLMERYARLAMRQYEQYTNLSDEQCALPGSFAVFALGMLGQEWQQLVWDYLDLCDDEHSHLQEKFLREYVKQFGFTADTVPVFVRGVLSMQNMKYSKDYTAWMANAESLGALLEAKIHLSEIVPSGFSSDEDDDEDEEPAEETEASPEEVLQYAWETVCYVIWGKASAKGGQKVVEAASEELKELYRQIFIPITENLEGSGGLL; from the coding sequence ATGAGTTTACCAAAACGAAATAGTGCGGACGGGCGCTGTTACTGGATGAAGCCCGAGGTGCAGGAGGAACTGCAACCGCTCTTTGACCAGTGCATCCAGGATGCCATTGACGGGAGAATCACGCGGCTTGATTCTCTCTGGCCTCCGGTAGTGGTCAGCAGCGAAGGCGCGCCCTTTGAGGTGTGGCAACTGCTTCGGACATGGACCGAAGCGCAGCGGGCTGAGACCCTTGACGCGGAAAAGGCCATCGCCTTCAGCGAAAACCTGCGCCGCCAGAGCCGGTGGGGTGAAATTGACCACCATCTACTTGATATGCTGCAACGGGAGCTACAGGAGAAATATTTTATCGTGACAGGCAATGAAGATGACCACTTCTGGGATCGGGAGTATTCCCTAAAACCAGGTATCCGTGCAGAGCAGGTCCCGGAGCCGCTGCTGCGTTTCGCCTGCTATGTGGCGGTGAGCTATAAGGTATATGGTATGGACTTTCAGTATCTGGACGCCAATTACCTCTTTGGATTGGTGGAGAAAGTCCGTCCGGATATGGTGAAAAAGCTGAAAGAACATGGGACCGGCAGGTTGCCGCTCAACCTGCAAAAGCGGAAAACAGAGCACTTCACCGCATCGGCCAACGATGCCTTTGCTGTGATCCGTATTACTGCCAGGAACAGCACGGAGGAGTGCTGCCATGAAGTACTGAACTACCTGTGTGAGCTTCTGGAGCAGGAGGATTTTCCCCGCAGCTATGCGGTGGAGTTCAAAGGGCCGGAAAAGAGGTATCTTCCCATCACAGGACTGCCCAAAAAGGGAGTAAACCAGCTCTTTGCCTGTGCCGTGCAGTACCCCGGCCTCCACCCCCTGATGGAACGGTACGCCCGGCTTGCCATGCGGCAATATGAGCAGTACACCAATCTCAGCGATGAGCAGTGCGCGCTCCCCGGAAGTTTTGCCGTGTTCGCCCTGGGAATGCTGGGGCAAGAGTGGCAGCAGCTGGTATGGGATTATCTCGATCTCTGCGATGATGAGCACTCCCACTTACAGGAAAAATTCCTCCGGGAGTATGTGAAACAGTTCGGATTTACCGCCGATACCGTCCCTGTATTTGTCCGTGGGGTGCTGTCCATGCAGAACATGAAGTATTCCAAGGACTATACCGCGTGGATGGCAAATGCAGAAAGCCTGGGCGCTCTGCTGGAGGCAAAAATCCACCTGTCCGAGATCGTTCCAAGCGGTTTTTCCTCCGACGAGGATGATGACGAGGACGAGGAACCCGCTGAGGAAACAGAAGCCAGCCCGGAGGAAGTGCTGCAATACGCATGGGAAACGGTCTGCTATGTGATCTGGGGCAAAGCCAGCGCCAAGGGTGGTCAGAAAGTGGTGGAAGCAGCTTCGGAGGAACTGAAGGAACTTTACCGACAGATTTTTATTCCGATAACGGAGAACCTGGAAGGAAGTGGTGGCCTGCTATGA
- a CDS encoding helix-turn-helix domain-containing protein, producing MAKFEYMQRAFSSELKPRARLVLQVLVLHCNKEGECFPSIKTIAAKCGYGVSTVKRALDELVKAGYIVKQARFDERKNGGQTSNLYTLCSDLLCPDEPENAPVLEDDASDESPAVQPESAPADACNASDPTPGEQSATLPTADSYSFADGFETKIGRQFCRPIRMWTGGQSIFIPP from the coding sequence ATGGCAAAGTTTGAGTATATGCAGCGGGCATTTTCTTCTGAACTGAAGCCCAGAGCACGGCTTGTGCTGCAAGTCCTGGTTCTGCATTGCAACAAAGAGGGCGAGTGCTTCCCCTCTATCAAGACCATAGCCGCCAAGTGTGGCTATGGGGTGTCCACCGTAAAGCGAGCGCTGGATGAGCTGGTGAAGGCGGGATATATCGTCAAACAGGCCCGGTTTGACGAGCGTAAGAACGGCGGCCAGACCAGCAACCTCTATACTTTATGCTCTGACTTACTCTGCCCTGACGAGCCGGAAAACGCCCCTGTGCTGGAAGATGATGCGTCTGATGAATCCCCGGCAGTGCAGCCGGAAAGCGCCCCTGCGGATGCCTGTAATGCCTCTGATCCCACACCTGGGGAACAGTCTGCCACTTTGCCAACAGCGGATTCCTACTCCTTTGCAGATGGCTTTGAAACCAAAATCGGGCGGCAATTCTGCCGCCCGATTCGTATGTGGACTGGGGGGCAGTCCATTTTTATACCCCCTTGA